The Corylus avellana chromosome ca11, CavTom2PMs-1.0 genome contains the following window.
GCAAGGAAAATAGACTGCATGAGGCTGGCGACCTTTTGAGGCATATGAAGTGGCGTGATATTGTTCCAAAACCATTTATGTATAACCCTGTAATTGATGGGTTTTGCAAGGCTGGCAATGTAGACGAGGCAAATAAGATAGTGGCAGAGATGGAGGAGAAGAAATGTAACCCAGATAAAGTCACATTTACAATCCTCATCATTGGGCATTGTATGAAAGGGAGAATGTTTGAAGCAATCAGCATCTTTGATAAGATGTTATCAATCGGTTGTGCTCCAGATACCATTACTGTGAATTCTTTAATATCTTGCCTTTTGAAGGCTGGTATGCCTAATGAAGCCTTTCGCATTAAGCAAACTGCATCTAAGGACCTGGACTTGCGTATGTCATCTTTTAAAGAAGCTATTCATTTAAGAACAGATATGGCTATTCCAATGGCTGTTTAATTGAAGGGCTACCACGGAAGTGAACTTGAAGCATAGTCCCCATGGCTGGACAAGGTCTTTCAGCCATTGTTTAATTGAGTCCAGATGAAACATTTCCAGCTTGTGGCACGGAAGTTTGACAAGCAGTAAGTACTTTGTCAATGTTTATTTCTATCCCCTGATTTTTAATGAGTTACCTCAAGATTGGCACTGAACATCTGCTCCAGATctgtaaaatattaaaattttgagccGGACATTTACTATTGAGTGCCATTGGTAAATCTATGCCAGAAGTCACATTGACATCAACAAGGTGTTCTCTGTCAAATCAGATTCCCACAAGCATATGGAGCTAAAGTCATGGACCAGTCAAGCAATACGCATTCCTTGAATTAAATCACTCTTCAGTTCAGTCTTGTTTAGTAGTGATATCTCTTGTTGTCCATCCTTCCTGCAcatatttttagctttttgtgttttctagaAATAACTGAGGATGATTTATTACCAACGAATAGGTTGAAGACATGCAGATAGCTGATTGCACTAGGAAACAGGCAAGATTTTTGCCAGAGTACTTTATTTTGATCTTCCTCATGATAGCTGATTGCACCACAGCTTCTGAGACACATgcattggattgaattgaattttttaatccCTGCAGTTTTGGTTACTAttcaattttgtcaaaaaataaacatactAGAGAAAAATTCACTGTTTATAGATTTGTGTTTCTCATTGGGTCAGGCTTCTTGTACCCGTGACTATGTTTGAATTGATTTTTCCGCGAGCCAAGTAGACCAAGTTAAGGTGACTTAGCATCCTcccttttctcatttttgtttaGGGAAAGTCATCAATATCATCTCAGTTTTGACGGCCTGAGAAAATGTTATGGGGATGTTCTGGCTACATATGTATGACTGAAAAATGTGGATGATgcattttattttgattgtgattttattgcaTTACCGGCCATTTGTGATTAATTCAATGctattttaaattgtaaaacTCAGATTGTATTTGTATGCATAACTATTATTCTtcttttaagagtaatgctacttttaCGTGAAACTCTCTGTACATGATGACATGGTACTactatgtgataaaaaaaaaaatttgcatacATTTCTTGGTCACGGACTTGGCGCCTCCCCAATTGGAACAAGATCCTTTTCAATTCATTTAAACGGGATattatccagttagttatattagaagggtatttttgcttttcactttttgagggaacaaaaatactcttaaaatacaactaattagatattatcccattcaaatgaaattgagtaGATCCTAATTCACCTCAATCACCATGCGAGAGTGGTTATGATTGCTAGATCTGTTGGTCGTGACTACTAGATCAGACATCGGGAGTGGTCACGATCACTTCCATATATTTGGTTGGGTGGTTGACCACCAATGAGAGAGGTCGGACaagttttttttgggagggAGAGAGCAGAtgaatagtatttttcttatttattttttatttatagttgCATACATAAAGATCAAAATGGATTATAGAGCATCTCCTGGAAAATAGTTGGTGTATAacattttccttgttttaggGCAAATTAAGAACTCTTAGGATTCCAAGCGGAGAACTTTTTGTGTGTATCCCAATGTGTAAACAAGGATTGGGTTTTTTGAGCAAGTTAGTGAAATATTCAAAATATGATTTCACAAAGATTTAGTTTCCTTCAAATAACAAATTCTAGCTAATTGAAAGGACCTTTTCATCAATCAGTGGCCATTTTCCATTAGTAATGAGGATTTGGAATATCACAAATTGATCAATCAACTAGAGATTCAACAACTAAAAGAAAGATCGATTCTTTGGGATCCTTCTTCTCTTCCAAACGAAACTAGGTGAATACTCGTTGCTTTTGGCAGAAATTGAAGAATTTTCTTGGGATTTCTACAGtccattcatttcattttttcctaACAGATGGTCAAAACTTCATCTGGGCTCAAATTTTGCTCAAAGGTTCACTAAATATTAGaaattgttggaaaaaaaaaaatgtttcttttgttCCCTACTGTaatcagaaaaaaaagaaaagaaaagaaaaaaaaggttaatatATTCAGAATAATTACTCATTTGAAAAAATACCGTCTCAATTCATCCTATTTCATCAAATCCGCGATATGATACGTTCTCAAGGATGAACTGGATACAGACAGTTCCAATAAGATTTAATTCTTTACAAaaaatgtctttttatttttatttatttcatctaTTTCATGTCCATATTCTAGACCACAATACCATGGATGGTCCATACATATCAATGTATAAATGTGCGGTCGTGTATCTAAGGTCATAAAATGTGCAGTTCATAGCataggatttttgttttgataatagaAAGTCTCATTAAGACTTCACATATCACATTCATAAAGAATATACACCTGGCCAAGTTGCGTACACTAGAGTCACCACCAATAATTTGGATCTTATTTTGTACAATAACCCTACAACATTACCATTATCACACCATGGCGCTTCATCTTAGTTTTGGATAAGTGCAACATGGCAGATCTGAAGAAGATATACCACATAATCCAAGAAGAGAGCCTAGCATGTCGCTTGAGACTCACTATGCGACAACAGGGTATGAAGCACAGGTTGCAACACCTGCAATTTGATGATCAATGTTAGCATAAGCAGCACTGTAAATTCTGTAATGGAGGATTTCATCCAATCTCCTTTCATGAATCTAGAAATTTAATCATGCGTGGACCAATTTCAAATAACCTAAAAgtttgacaaaattttcctctaaactgagtttaaaaaaaaaaaaaaaaaaaaactaaaattttaggtgTGAAAGacgaaactaaaaataaaactttttcgggtaaaaaaaaataattttagagggtctaaattttataaaattttaaaatttttgggggAGCTACTGCCCCTCCAAGCTCATGCATGAGTCTGCCCTTGTCTCTTTAATGAGGACTATTTAGCTAACAGGTGTCCTAAAAGAGCCTATTCAGGCTTCATCAGTTCGGACAGGTGATGGGACAATTCGCAGGTGAGGCCCGAGGTGATTGAGAAAACTGCCCGAATAAGTGGAGTTCAAGCAGACTCTCACAGGGCAATAGGACAACCTTATTGCACATCATCAGAATCCAGTCTTTAGCAAtcatctcattaattaaaacaCCACACATGGCACATTAAGGCACCCAGGCTCTGGACCCAAGTGAGGAAGACAGGTGGAATTTGTTCagaaaaaaagggtttttgaGGCACAGCCCATTCATACGGAGCATATTGATTTGACGAACTAGGATCAGTTGGAAAACTTACCACACATGTTCTTCCCCATCTCCATCTTAAAGAAGCCATTATCACCCCAGCTTTTTCCCCACGAGTTCTTAATAAGCCAGTATGGGACTCCATTTTCAACTCCATACCCAACTGCTAGAACAGCATGGTTCACATCCTGCCAGATAAAGATACATATGTGcacatgtttattaaaaaagttaCAAATATGGGGCATAGGAAACAATAACTAGAAATATGTATATTTCTAAACCAACAATCGGAAAGTAGTAATAATGATGCTCTAATCTAGCTTTTGAAACGTGAAAACAAACTAGGCTTTGAAATTTAACAATATACACCATTTAATAAACATAAAACCAAGTCGATCAAAGTAGAAAAACTCACCATGGGAGTGGTGCCACACGTATCACTGGTGTAAACTCCTTCCGCGTATAATCGGAAGTCACTGACAACCTGAAATGCCACACTCACTGGCCTAACAAATGCAACTGCATGCTTTAGCTCATCTTCAGCACCCTGTGTTTGCCCACACATGATAGAAAATCCTCAAAACCATCTCAAAAAAGGGTTTATCGAGGCATTTGGCAAATCAAATCTTGTTCTGCCAGCTCTACCCTCAGTTAACATCAAGATACGTAAATACAAAAAACATTAAATCAAGAAGGGTTAAGAAATCTATGAATGGCGCCTACCAAGGTAATGTTAACAGAGTCGATGACTTCGACACCAACATTTTCCGCTGAAAATTTGCATGAGCCATCTTTTCCAGTGTATGGATATGCCGCCTCGGTGTCCAGGCCACCATTGTATTTAATGTACTCAAAGGCTTGGGATGGCAACCCACCGCTGCAGCCAAAGTTATTGAAAGCTCCGGCGCAGTCCACAAGCTGCTGCTCTGATAGAGAGATTCCCTTCCCAAATGCCTGAGAGTAGGCTGCCTCAAGAGCTCCAGTGGTGCTGCAACACAAATATTTGAAGGTTAGAAGTGAGATGATATCAGCTCTCACTCTAAGGATACGTTTGGCACgcagaatgactattccattagATAAAGagaatataatttattaaaaattgaaaaaggtgGAATAGAATAGCCTTgaaaggaataactattcctcgatttatggaatagtcattccctCATGGGCCATATGAATGGTTATTCCAAGTGTTAAAAGTATATGTATACGTTAAAACCAAGACTATTTTATTCTACATTTTTTCCGTTCTTATAAAAGGttattctttttccttaatGGAATAGCCATTCCGCAGACCAAACGTACCCTATGTGTTTTATCTTCCTAATACTTTTTCCCAATACCATGccccaaaaacaaagaacaagaagaaaggAATAGCAAAAAGCCAATGAAGACAAGAAGTTTATGTGGTTAGACTAATCAAGCCTATGTCCATTGTAAATTATACAATTTGCTGTTTAATTCTTCTGTTAATCTCTCTAACCTGAATGTCCAGCAAGATCCACAGTGGCCTTGATCTTTAACCGGGCTGACTATGCCTACTTCCCTCCAGTCTTTCTGCATGCACATGCAGATACAGATatagatgatgatgataagGTTGAAATATTTATCAATTCCATGTATTATACCATTGGTTTGTAATCAGAAAATTCATGAACTCAAAAGAAGAATTACCGCTTCTGGAAGAACAGAATCGGTGAGCTTGTGGTTGCCCTTCAAAGTGGCAGAGCAGTTTTGAGCAGCTCCCAACCTCTGGCTTTGGAACTCTTCCCAAGTCCAATCAGCAAAgtctgtttggtaaaataaaCACCAACAATTGGGTTATCACCAAGAAACCTCAGTGGTTGGTTAATGTAAACCTCAAGGATTATTTTCCTAAGTCTTTCGGGTTggtataaaattaattaaataattaaatttatcactttttatttGGCTAAAACTTTTGAGAACTTTTGAGACATAGTATTAGAGCAGAGTTAATAAATTCAAACCTTATTTTCCGTCATTTGCCTCTTATCTTAGTTAAAATTTTCTAAGTATTGGACCGAAAACTTTTTTAAACTGGTGATTTTGCAAGGTGACTCCATTATTAAGTTTTCAAAGTTCTAACCACTTAGTCGGGAAAAACtagattatttaattaaaaataataattacaattttaagaattttgggaataagatcctctccagttcaaatgaagcggataatatctagttagttataataGAAGGTATTTTTATCTTGAACAAAAATACCCGCTTCAAATGAAATTCATATGAATCCGATTTTTTTCAACACCTGAAATAATTATTATCTTTCTGATTATTGTGTTCACATGATTATTAGTTATTACCATACTGAGTCTTAGTGTGAGTTACTACATGTCAGAAACCGATTGGTCAGCATTCAGCGAGATTCAGCTAGGAAAATAAGCCTAGTTTAGCATGGCCACGCATCTACCAGGCTTAGACTTTGACCGTAGTGCTCCAATCACAGGCATGAATTCCACAAATCCAACGGccaacaaaaaactaaaaattatcttaaaaaacGAGGTTGATTTAGCATTTCCAATGAGTTCAGATTCATGCTTACGATTAACGGCAAGTTTGTAAGATAATCCCTTCCGGTTGGTCGATTTGATGAGCTTCAGATTCTCCGAGAAAATCCCGAACCTGAGCTTCATCTCCTCCATGGTCTCGTACCTCTTCCCATACCTGCAGCAACCAGATATCACAACGCAAAAACCAGACAGATTTAGAGAAACAAGTAAATTTGATGATCAGACGGCGGGAGAGGGCGGAAGCCTACCGGTGGGCGAATCGGGCGAAGGAGAGTGCGTGGTGGGTGTGGCCGATGACCTGGATCACCTGGGCCTCAATGTCACGGAGGCCGTCCGATGCCAATCTGATGGGGTTGGAGTCCTCGAAGGTTGATGCTGCGGCTGCGGCGGCGGCACAGTAGAGCAATAGGAGAATCAACGATACCAAGCTCACCCGTGCCATCTCTCTCTGTTGCTCCGAATGTTGTGGGGGAGGGTGAACTAGGATGTGGTCGGATGAGTTTTGATTGGAGAAGTAATAAATGGTTGGAATCTGGGCTCCAATAGAGAGAAAGTTACCAAATCAAATGGGACTCTGGTCACTCTTACGTATTTTGTGGTATTATACATTGGGTGACGTATGCGATGACGTGGAGTTCCTTCATGTCCTTCTCGAGGCTAGTTGTTGACTATTCAAGGCCTTTgtcgtgttatatatatatatatacacatatagaTGCATTGTAATAATGTGATGGTATAGTCACCCAAAAATTTTGAATCGGCTATAGGGCAGTTTGATCACACCTTCATATCGGCTAATGGGTGGCTGAACCATTTTCTTTGGCTAAAGATCGGTTCGATGATAAGAAATGAGATAGTGTTAATTCGGTTTTATAATTGTATTTAGGTCTTACTAGTTAATTGAGTTATTTGTATTTAGATTTCtgttttatttatcttttaaagaattAAGTTGTTATTTAGTAATTTAAGAATGGACTTGGTCCAAAGTCGATCAAATTAGGGTTATGCTAGAGTTTAGTAATTGAGTCTATTTTAAGTGAACTATTGCACTTTAATGGAAACATACTTTAATTATGAACTAAAATTACTCTATcctctgtctgtctgtctgtctctcttttcctttttttaatagtgCTAAGGCTCtatcaaatttttgttctctttgaATTGTGTGactcaatttctattttctccccttcatcttcttcttccaatttTTGCTTGTATTACATCATTTGATCACTCTTAAACTGGCATTGAAAGTATTCAAACTATCCTCATGGCTCCTTTAGCCAATAGAAGTAGTCAAACCACCTCCAaattggccattgggggtgtcCTGTGACCAAACGGGTGGTTCTCGCAAAccaccattttcttttctttttcttgatggCACAAGATATTTTACAAGTTTATCAATTTCATACTTTTATCCACTTATTgtgtaaaattaaaatatatatatatattttttttttttggggtaaaaaTTCATGTAAGACCAATAAAATACTACTCCAAACAGATGGCATGACTACCCCTTTAAGGAGTTTTCGGACCGAGCACCTCTTAATACATTTGCTGAGTTGGTTGAACCATCCCAATACCTCATTTATAGGTGATTGAACCCACCTAACCCCTAGGTGAAAAGGTGATCCAGCCACCACTTGGTGGCAGTGGAAAGAGCATTAATGGACGGATGTATTAAATTGATAAAGTAAAGTgtgaatataattaaaaaaaaaaaaaaaaaatccaaacatgaGTACCAATTATAAATTTAAGCCTCATTTTAAACGACATtgtcaattaataatttaaaaaaaaattattttgattatattttaattaggcaAGGTGGTGGGAGAATAGACAAGCTTGTTTAGTCAAATGGAAACTTCTACGAATGGGCCATAGAGATACCTGTGGGCCTGTGGCAAATTGGCAACCTCCTCACTTGAAATGTCCAAGCGAGGAATCTGTAATTATTCCGTGGATCTCAAAAGATTTTTGTTTGTGCACTCAGAAATTGCTGCCGTCCATATAATATCCCCCATCTAGAAGACGCAGACCCATCTCCCATCACTCCTCGTCACTTCTTTGTCTCAATCTtcgttaattaattttgttgtcACTGTTAGAGATacaaatttttaagttttaatttttttttttttttaaatgtgataagtaaaaattattattagtcTAGCATGCATATCAACCACAAATGACCAAGGCATATAATTGAAAGGTGGGACAAGATGATGACCACGATGGTGGCTTAATTATGAGAGTGATATTTTCTTGTCATTATTCTCACCCTCTATAGGATTTAAACGTGGGTCTATGAACGGAGTCAGCTTTGAATTTGGGGTGAACTCACGGctaaaaaattttgaaagaaaaatcagTTGacaaaaaatacttaattttttttttccttgtaatttggggggacCAGGGCCATTGACAGTCCCCCTAAATCTGTCTTGGTGTGGAGAGTCCATATTTGACAACATCCTCACAACTCCACAGCAAAATCAAAGGTAGAAATTTGAGATACCTTCAATTTAGGGTTTGGTGGTATTGAAccgaacaaaaaagaaaaaacatacaaaatataaatttctcTATCAACACccttttgtattaaaaaaatgttatacatatttttattttcccgCTTTTTGAcgtaatatttaataataattaatctaaaatttaatagtaatatggtataaatttcaaaagaagaaaagataatgCGAGAGAGAAGGCAAAAGAATCGGGACCATTAGAATATTCAACATGGTCTATTCGTATtacatataataatttaatatattgttTTGGTCGTTTCTGGAGAATCTTTTATACATTTGTCTTGGTCCTTGGATGTGTTCGTTAGTGGACACCAGGCTGTTTTCGTCTTTGACTACTACGCGTCCCTAAcatgaaaacaaagaagaaagggtCCATTTCTAACAGGGGCCCCAGTTTCGGCCCATATCACCCTGGCTCTTCACTATGCAAAGCCTTCGGGCTCATTTATACGACCCAAAAGAAAGGTAAAATACAAATACCATTAAAGTGAAAGAGAAATAGCGAAAGTAagagacagagaaagaaaaagaacgaTAACAGCCCGGGAAGTGTCATAGGAATTGTAATACAGTAGTGATATTTATATAGAGATTAAGGTATGGTAAAAAAAACGCAGTTGGCCATATAAGGTATGGAGTCAATGAGACCGGCTCCggttgtttcgacgtaaaatgttttcagtaATAGTTTTAGCGGATTCATGTAATGAGGTTGTCCATTCCACATGTTTGGAGTCAACTTGTTTAGGCAAATGTTTGAGTAGTTCAACTAGATAGAACTTGAGTTGCCCGAACACTTGTCCATGCATTCCACATGTTTTGAGTCAACTTTTTTAGGCAGATGTTAGAGTAGTTCGATGAGATATAACTCGAGTTGTCCGAATGCCTGTCCATACATTCCACATGTTTGGAGTCAACTTACATTGTTTAGCCAGATGTCAGAGTAGTTCGAGCAAATAGAACTCGAGTTGCTCGAACGCATGTCCATTCCACATGTTTGGAGTCCACTTGTTTAGGCAAATGTCCAAGTAGTTTAAGCAAATAGAACTCGAGTTGCCTGAATGCCTATCCATTCTACATGTTTGGAGTCTACTTGTTTAGGCAAATGCCTGAGTAGTTCAAGCAAATAGAATTTGAATTGCCCGATCACCTGCTCATGCATGTGGGATCTGAAATGGCCTCTCACGCACGTGTGTTTTTGGTAATGCTTGCTCATTAAGTAAATGTAAATTACGTATCGTCGTATTGTATAACGTAACAATGTTGATGTGAACGGTCGTGCCGCGTAGGACATGATGTCAATGTGAATTTTCTTCGAATAAGCATTTCCAAGTTTGCTAGAAGCACGAAGACTGCGACTTATATCCCAAACTACTTCTGTATTCTATCAGAGAAATTAATCACTTTCAATAGCTATCACGGGTAAGATTTGAATAATGGCAAAATAAGTTACCATGCATACCCATCTCATGTATTTCTCAACAAAAATCATGCCTTCCTGATGATGCAGGTCGAACAAGACGGTTGTTCATGCAATACAAGGAAAGACTATTGTAATTCGTAATAATGACGTccagggacggagccagccaaatttttttttttttcggttctttagaatttttttattaaaaaaatcttttttggttattttttatgaactaaagactaccgtaagggccaaaaaaagtgaacatttgaaagtaaaggccaaaaataaaaaaaacttagtgggtataggccaataaaattaaaaatagggccaattttttttttaattattatttttacttataatatatattttttccttattttggggagGGATGCATGGTCCATGAAAGCCTTGGTCCCAGCCCTCCGTCTGATGTTGGCAGGAAGGTTGGAAACGAGTTATAGAGAAGGTTTCGAGCTATGAAAGACATACTTGTTTTTAGGAACGATAACCCATTTTACGGAAGGTTTTCTAGAGATGGTGTTTGGTGGATGTTGCTGAGTATTTGCCACGTAGCTGTCCAATAACCATTGTCTTTGAAGAAATTAACCATTTCAACTCTTTGTttaagttgggcctttagctaATTAGGCCCTAAACTAATTATTCCCACGTCAGTATAGCCTAACAATGTTTATGTAAACCGGCGTCAGCCATGAtgtgaatttgaatttttcctcTAATTAGGATTTCCAAGTTTGCTAGAAGCACAAAGATTGGGACTCATATGGGAAAGTTGAATTCCATTGGGAAATTTTGTCCCCCCTTCCTCCACTATCCACTTTTCAGTTACCTTAACCAATCTCATGTATTTGTCAATAAAAATCAtgccttacttttttttttttttttaaaaaaaaaaacgttcaAAAACGAATTTAAccttttagcatttttttttttaacaaaaagtgaaaaaacttTATAAAAGTGTGGTAAAATatatgattaaaaatattacaGTTTGCACGATTTACGATGTTCACATGATTCATAATCCAAGTGGACCGAaaaaattgtgttaattaattattaattaagcaGCCTCCTTTGTAAAAGTCAGCCAAAGGATCTCAGTGGACAACAACTAAGGGTTCTGACCATTCTTATTTATTTACACGATGACACGGTGCACGGCGCTGACACGCTTTTTACTGATCTTCACGAGTTTTTCTGACCCAATCAAGCGTGCGCTACGTCACCAAAATAGGCACCACTAGAAGATTGACCGGACTCACGAGTTTTTACCGATCTTCACGAGTTTCTCATTCCTAAAACACGCTCATACCAATCACAATCTTCTGCAAGCCTACGTACTAATACGTTTTCAGAGGCCTAACAATAGTCgactctgtttgtttgtttgttaaggTGTTTTTAaggatgttttgtttttaagtcgtttaatttgttaatgttttgttttaacgAGCAGGGCGGTAGGCATGTTGGAAAGAATAATACTATATTTTACaccaatttattttcatttccgGAAATAAAAATATCTCGGACTTTGATGACGGAGCTAAATTCAACAAGCATcgtttttatattatatatataaggaaaatgtCTAGGGTACGATAATTTTCATACAAACTAATGTAATAGTTTAtaatcagaaaaaaataattaagagtgtaTGGTTGCACTTGCACATcgttttatagtaaaaattgtaatataccttaacaataatat
Protein-coding sequences here:
- the LOC132166352 gene encoding pro-cathepsin H-like; translation: MARVSLVSLILLLLYCAAAAAAASTFEDSNPIRLASDGLRDIEAQVIQVIGHTHHALSFARFAHRYGKRYETMEEMKLRFGIFSENLKLIKSTNRKGLSYKLAVNHFADWTWEEFQSQRLGAAQNCSATLKGNHKLTDSVLPEAKDWREVGIVSPVKDQGHCGSCWTFSTTGALEAAYSQAFGKGISLSEQQLVDCAGAFNNFGCSGGLPSQAFEYIKYNGGLDTEAAYPYTGKDGSCKFSAENVGVEVIDSVNITLGAEDELKHAVAFVRPVSVAFQVVSDFRLYAEGVYTSDTCGTTPMDVNHAVLAVGYGVENGVPYWLIKNSWGKSWGDNGFFKMEMGKNMCGVATCASYPVVA